Proteins from a genomic interval of Caulobacter sp. SL161:
- a CDS encoding UDP-glucose dehydrogenase family protein, whose translation MRVAMIGTGYVGLVSGACFADFGHVVTCIDKDPSKIERLERGEIPIFEPGLDDLVARNVREGRLFFTLEGAQAIKDADAVFIAVGTPTRRGDGHADLSYVYAAAEEIAGLIDGFTVVVTKSTVPVGTGDEVEAIIKKVRPDAQFAVVSNPEFLREGAAIEDFKRPDRVVVGTDDERAQAVMRDLYRPLSLNETPIVFTGRRTSELIKYAANAFLAMKITFINEMADLCEKVGADVQSVAKGIGLDKRIGGKFLNAGPGYGGSCFPKDTIALVKTAQQYGAPTRLIETTVEVNTARKKAMAEKVAEAMGTRDLSGKTIGVLGVTFKPNTDDMRDAPSLDILPALQAMGAKVQAFDPEGAKEAAHMLAGVEFKAGAYDAAEGADALVILTEWDQFRALDLDRVKSLLKAPVVVDLRNVYKQAEMERHGFTYASIGRG comes from the coding sequence ATGCGCGTAGCGATGATTGGCACCGGTTATGTGGGCCTGGTGTCTGGGGCGTGCTTCGCCGACTTCGGTCACGTGGTGACGTGCATCGACAAGGATCCGAGCAAGATCGAGCGCCTCGAGCGCGGTGAGATCCCGATCTTCGAGCCGGGCCTGGATGACCTGGTGGCGCGCAACGTGCGCGAGGGCCGTCTGTTCTTCACGCTCGAGGGCGCCCAGGCAATCAAGGACGCCGACGCGGTGTTCATCGCCGTGGGCACGCCGACCCGTCGCGGCGATGGCCATGCCGATCTGTCGTACGTCTATGCGGCGGCCGAAGAGATCGCTGGTCTTATCGACGGCTTCACCGTGGTGGTCACCAAGTCGACCGTCCCGGTGGGCACCGGCGACGAGGTCGAGGCGATCATCAAGAAGGTCCGCCCCGACGCCCAGTTCGCCGTGGTGTCGAACCCGGAGTTCCTGCGCGAAGGCGCGGCCATCGAGGACTTCAAGCGTCCCGACCGTGTGGTCGTCGGCACCGACGATGAGCGCGCCCAGGCGGTGATGCGCGACCTCTACCGCCCGCTGTCGCTGAACGAGACCCCGATCGTCTTTACCGGCCGTCGCACCAGCGAGCTGATCAAGTACGCGGCCAACGCCTTCCTGGCGATGAAGATCACCTTCATCAACGAGATGGCCGACCTCTGCGAGAAGGTCGGCGCCGACGTCCAGTCGGTGGCCAAGGGCATTGGTTTGGACAAGCGGATCGGCGGCAAGTTCCTCAACGCCGGCCCCGGCTATGGTGGCAGCTGCTTCCCGAAGGACACGATCGCCCTCGTGAAGACGGCCCAGCAGTACGGCGCGCCGACCCGGCTGATCGAGACCACGGTCGAGGTCAACACCGCCCGCAAGAAGGCTATGGCCGAGAAAGTCGCCGAAGCCATGGGCACCCGCGACCTCAGCGGCAAGACCATCGGCGTGCTGGGCGTGACCTTCAAGCCCAACACCGACGACATGCGCGACGCGCCCAGCCTCGACATCCTGCCGGCCCTGCAGGCCATGGGCGCGAAGGTCCAGGCCTTCGACCCCGAAGGCGCCAAGGAAGCCGCGCACATGCTGGCCGGCGTCGAGTTCAAGGCGGGCGCCTATGACGCCGCCGAGGGCGCCGACGCCCTGGTGATCCTGACCGAGTGGGACCAGTTCCGCGCGCTCGACCTTGATCGCGTCAAGAGCCTGCTCAAGGCCCCGGTCGTGGTCGACCTGCGCAACGTCTACAAGCAGGCTGAGATGGAGCGCCACGGCTTTACCTACGCCTCCATCGGGCGCGGCTAA
- a CDS encoding exopolysaccharide biosynthesis polyprenyl glycosylphosphotransferase, producing MLIVSNPTAEQRTHALKVSLVAKDPLKRAMDILVAGGALLFFAPLLALVALLIKLESPGPVLFRQSRGGLNGKSFTILKFRSMRCQENGSKVVQARRDDDRITTIGRFIRKTSIDELPQLLNVLRGDMSIIGPRPHALAHDEQYGALIANYHLRFRARPGLTGLAQIKGLRGGTDTVEAMAARIDADNEYIERWSLSGDIKILLMTVPHLLMGENAY from the coding sequence GTGCTGATCGTATCTAATCCGACAGCGGAACAGCGAACGCACGCCTTGAAGGTGTCGCTCGTCGCGAAGGATCCGCTGAAACGAGCGATGGACATTCTGGTGGCGGGGGGCGCGCTGCTGTTCTTCGCACCGCTCCTTGCGCTCGTCGCTCTGCTGATCAAGCTGGAGTCGCCGGGTCCTGTGCTGTTCCGGCAGTCGCGTGGCGGCCTTAACGGCAAGAGCTTCACGATCCTGAAGTTCCGCTCGATGCGATGCCAGGAGAACGGCTCCAAGGTCGTTCAGGCTAGGCGCGATGACGATCGCATAACCACGATCGGCCGCTTCATTCGCAAGACCAGCATCGATGAGTTGCCGCAGTTGCTGAACGTGCTTCGCGGCGACATGTCGATCATCGGACCGCGCCCTCACGCCTTGGCTCACGATGAGCAATATGGGGCCTTGATCGCCAACTACCATCTGCGGTTCCGGGCGCGTCCGGGCCTCACGGGTCTGGCCCAGATCAAGGGGCTGCGCGGGGGAACCGACACGGTCGAGGCGATGGCCGCGCGCATTGACGCCGACAACGAGTACATCGAGCGGTGGAGCCTGAGTGGCGACATCAAGATCCTGCTCATGACCGTCCCGCACCTGCTCATGGGCGAAAACGCCTACTGA